One region of Flavobacterium sp. GSB-24 genomic DNA includes:
- a CDS encoding NAD(P)/FAD-dependent oxidoreductase — protein sequence MIKTDILIIGAGPTGLFAVFEAGLLKLKCHILDALPQPGGQLSELYPKKPIYDIPGFPEVLAGDLVDGLMEQIKQFEPGFTLGERAETIEKQEDGSFIVTSNKGTKFHAPVIAIAGGLGSFEPRKPLIEDIEFYEDKGVKYFIKNPEKFRDKRVVIAGGGDSALDWSIFLANVASEVTLIHRRNEFRGALDSVEKVQELKSAGKIKLITPAEVIGINGAEHVESLDIEENGAHRKIECDYFIPLFGLTPKLGPIGDWGLEIEKNAIKVNNALDYQTNIPGIFAIGDVNTYPGKLKLILCGFHEATLMCQAAYGIINPGKKYVLKYTTVSGVDGFDGTRKEAPKAVVKAIV from the coding sequence ATGATTAAAACAGATATACTTATAATTGGAGCAGGCCCAACAGGTTTATTTGCCGTATTCGAGGCAGGATTATTAAAATTAAAATGCCATATATTAGATGCTCTGCCTCAACCAGGAGGACAGCTTTCAGAATTATATCCAAAGAAACCAATTTATGATATCCCAGGATTTCCAGAAGTTTTAGCTGGAGATTTAGTGGATGGATTAATGGAGCAGATTAAACAGTTTGAGCCAGGTTTTACATTAGGTGAGCGTGCAGAAACAATCGAAAAACAAGAAGACGGAAGTTTCATTGTAACGTCAAACAAAGGAACTAAATTTCACGCGCCAGTTATAGCAATCGCAGGAGGTTTAGGAAGTTTTGAGCCTCGTAAACCACTTATTGAAGATATCGAGTTTTATGAAGATAAAGGAGTTAAATACTTCATCAAAAATCCAGAGAAATTCAGAGATAAAAGAGTAGTAATTGCAGGAGGAGGAGATTCAGCACTAGACTGGAGTATTTTCTTGGCAAATGTAGCTTCAGAAGTAACTTTAATTCACAGAAGAAACGAATTTAGAGGAGCTTTAGATTCTGTAGAAAAAGTACAGGAATTAAAATCAGCTGGGAAAATTAAATTAATCACTCCTGCAGAAGTTATCGGAATCAACGGTGCTGAGCATGTTGAGTCATTAGATATCGAAGAAAACGGAGCACACCGTAAAATCGAGTGTGATTATTTCATTCCACTTTTCGGATTAACTCCAAAATTAGGTCCAATTGGAGACTGGGGATTAGAAATCGAAAAAAATGCAATCAAAGTAAACAATGCACTAGATTACCAAACGAATATCCCGGGAATCTTCGCCATTGGAGACGTAAATACATACCCAGGAAAACTAAAACTAATCCTTTGCGGATTCCACGAAGCAACTTTAATGTGTCAAGCTGCTTACGGAATCATCAATCCAGGTAAAAAGTATGTATTAAAATATACAACAGTTTCTGGTGTAGACGGTTTCGACGGAACTCGTAAAGAAGCTCCAAAAGCAGTTGTTAAGGCAATAGTTTAA